In Populus alba chromosome 9, ASM523922v2, whole genome shotgun sequence, a genomic segment contains:
- the LOC118045502 gene encoding dehydration-responsive element-binding protein 1B, translating into MEFESYSSSQSSILQTLSCKQCNSPNINNLPRGQERPVAVLKKNKAGRKKFKETRHPVYRGVRRRNGNKWVCEVREPNKKSRIWVGTFKSPEMAARAHDVAALALKGELAALNFLDSALILPRAKSSSARDIQRAALAATEVFGRSASSCSSSSSPDHKKLSCLITSSRKVLSPSLSDLPHEKGTENVLRPSLFDTQSVEIYEKKVSNQEPFSNIMVMSCSSNSSEKVPNHSNATFFDEEALFNMPGLLDSMAEGLILTPPAMARGVYWDDMACSTDLTLWEGDCLDSQ; encoded by the coding sequence ATGGAATTTGAGAGTTATTCATCGTCACAATCTTCAATTCTTCAGACTTTATCGTGCAAGCAATGCAACAGCCCTAATATTAATAATCTTCCACGAGGGCAAGAGCGGCCAGTTGCAGTTTTGAAGAAGAACAAAGCGGGAAGGAAGAAGTTCAAGGAGACGCGGCATCCGGTATATAGGGGGGTACGGAGAAGAAATGGGAATAAATGGGTTTGTGAAGTGCGTGAACCAAACAAGAAATCAAGAATTTGGGTGGGGACCTTCAAGAGCCCAGAAATGGCAGCTAGGGCACATGATGTTGCTGCTTTAGCACTTAAAGGAGAGCTTGCTGCCCTGAACTTTCTTGATTCAGCTTTGATACTTCCTCGAGCAAAGTCGTCTTCTGCTAGAGATATACAAAGGGCTGCCCTTGCTGCTACAGAGGTCTTTGGACGAAGTGCTTCTTCGTGTTCTTCTTCCTCGTCACCTGATCATAAGAAACTGTCATGCCTCATTACAAGTTCAAGGAAAGTCTTGAGTCCATCTTTAAGTGATCTTCCACATGAGAAGGGCACAGAAAATGTCTTAAGACCTTCATTATTTGACACACAAAGTGTTGAGATATATGAAAAGAAGGTTTCTAATCAAGAGcctttttcaaatattatggTCATGTCATGCTCTAGTAACTCCTCAGAGAAGGTGCCTAATCATTCCAATGCAACGTTCTTTGATGAGGAGGCATTGTTTAACATGCCAGGATTACTTGATAGCATGGCAGAGGGTTTGATCCTTACCCCGCCAGCTATGGCAAGAGGAGTTTATTGGGATGACATGGCTTGTTCTACGGACTTGACATTATGGGAGGGCGACTGCTTAGACTCTCAGTGA